A genomic region of Micropterus dolomieu isolate WLL.071019.BEF.003 ecotype Adirondacks linkage group LG11, ASM2129224v1, whole genome shotgun sequence contains the following coding sequences:
- the atl1 gene encoding atlastin-1 isoform X2: MAKHRKDRDSWGSLGDKNVYDWSSEEEEPDGRARPVQVLLVKDDHTFELDEAALSRILLAEEVRDREVVAISVAGAFRKGKSFLMDFMLRYMYNHASEGWLGDADEPLTGFSWRGGSERETTGIQIWSEVFLVDKPDGRKVAVLLMDTQGTFDSQSTLRDSATVFALSTMISSMQVYNISQNVQEDDLQHLQLFTEYGRLAMEETFLKPFQSMIFLVRDWSFPYEFPYGQEGGMKFLEKRLKISENQHEELQNVRKHIHSCFTNISCFLMPHPGLKVATNPHFDGRITEIDGDFLNNLKVLVPWLLSPRNIDVKEINGSKITCRGLVEYFKAYIKIYQGEELPHPKSMLQATAEANNLAAVAAAKDLYNKKMEGVCGGDRPFLAPSELQARHSAIREEALQVFRGVKKMGGEEFSRRYLQQLEGEIDEVFVQYIKHNDSKNIFHAARTPATLFVVIFVMYVAAGITGFVGVDIIASLCNMILGLALITLCTWAYIRYSGEYRELGAVIDQVAGALWDQALYKLYNVAANHRHLYHHAFPGPQVDEVVEEQEKKRD, encoded by the exons ATGGCGAAGCACCGTAAAGACAGAGACAGCTGGG GGTCCCTCGGTGACAAAAATGTATATGACTGGagctcagaggaggaggagccagaCGGACGAGCCCGGCCTGTGCAAGTACTGCTGGTCAAAGACGACCACACCTTCGAGCTGGATGAGGCGGCTCTGAGCCGCATCCTGCTAGCGGAGGAGGTCAGGGACCGTGAGGTGGTGGCCATCTCTGTGGCCGGAGCTTTCCGAAAGGGCAAGTCCTTCCTCATGGACTTCATGCTGCGTTACATGTACAACCAC GCATCTGAAGGCTGGCTCGGAGATGCAGACGAGCCTCTGACCGGCTTCTCCTGGAGGGGGGGCTCAGAGAGGGAGACCACCGGGATCCAGATCTGGAGTGAGGTCTTCCTGGTGGACAAGCCAGATGGAAGAAAG GTCGCTGTATTGCTAATGGACACACAAGGCACGTTTGACAGCCAGTCAACGCTGAGGGATTCAGCCACTGTATTCGCCTTGAGCACCATGATAAGCTCCATGCAG GTTTACAACATCTCACAGAATGTACAAGAGGATGACCTTCAGCATTTGCAG CTTTTCACAGAGTACGGCAGACTAGCTATGGAGGAGACTTTCCTCAAACCATTCCAG TCCATGATTTTCCTCGTTCGAGACTGGAGCTTTCCATATGAGTTTCCTTATGGACAGGAGGGAGGCATGAAGTTCCTCGAGAAGCGACTGAAG ATCTCAGAGAACCAGCACGAAGAGCTGCAGAACGTGCGTAAACACATCCACTCCTGCTTCACCAACATCTCCTGTTTCCTGATGCCTCACCCGGGCCTCAAAGTGGCCACCAACCCACACTTTGATGGAAGAATTACAG AGATCGATGGCGATTTTTTGAACAACCTGAAGGTTCTGGTCCCCTGGCTCCTCAGTCCTCGTAACATCGATGTGAAGGAGATCAATGGCAGCAAAATCACCTGCAGAGGACTGGTGGAGTACTTCAAG gcATACATCAAAATATACCAAGGTGAAGAGCTGCCACATCCAAAATCCATGCTGCAG GCCACAGCAGAAGCCAATAATTTGGCAGCAGTAGCGGCTGCAAAGGATCTGTACAACAAGAAAATGGAGGGG GTTTGTGGGGGTGACCGGCCCTTCCTGGCCCCCAGCGAGCTGCAGGCCCGACACAGCGCCATCAGAGAGGAGGCACTGCAGGTTTTTCGGGGAGTGAAGAAGATGGGAGGCGAGGAGTTCAGCCGCCGCTACCTGCAGCAGCTGGAGGGAGAAATTGACGAGGTGTTTGTCCAGTACATCAAGCACAATGACTCCAAGAACATTTTCCACGCAGCCCGCACGCCGGCCACCCTGTTCGTGGTCATCTTTGTCATGTACGTGGCCGCAGGCATCACAGGCTTTGTGGGCGTGGACATCATTGCCAGCTTGTGTAACATGATCCTGGGTCTGGCATTGATCACTCTCTGCACCTGGGCCTACATCCGGTACTCTGGGGAATACAGAGAACTCGGTGCCGTCATCGATCAGGTGGCCGGTGCACTCTGGGAccag GCTCTCTACAAGCTGTATAATGTAGCGGCCAATCACAGGCACCTGTACCACCACGCCTTCCCTGGGCCTCAGGTGGACGAGGTTGTCGAGGAGCAGGAAAAGAAGAGGGACTGA
- the atl1 gene encoding atlastin-1 isoform X1 — MAKHRKDRDSWGSLGDKNVYDWSSEEEEPDGRARPVQVLLVKDDHTFELDEAALSRILLAEEVRDREVVAISVAGAFRKGKSFLMDFMLRYMYNHASEGWLGDADEPLTGFSWRGGSERETTGIQIWSEVFLVDKPDGRKVAVLLMDTQGTFDSQSTLRDSATVFALSTMISSMQVYNISQNVQEDDLQHLQLFTEYGRLAMEETFLKPFQSMIFLVRDWSFPYEFPYGQEGGMKFLEKRLKISENQHEELQNVRKHIHSCFTNISCFLMPHPGLKVATNPHFDGRITEIDGDFLNNLKVLVPWLLSPRNIDVKEINGSKITCRGLVEYFKAYIKIYQGEELPHPKSMLQATAEANNLAAVAAAKDLYNKKMEGVCGGDRPFLAPSELQARHSAIREEALQVFRGVKKMGGEEFSRRYLQQLEGEIDEVFVQYIKHNDSKNIFHAARTPATLFVVIFVMYVAAGITGFVGVDIIASLCNMILGLALITLCTWAYIRYSGEYRELGAVIDQVAGALWDQGSTNEALYKLYNVAANHRHLYHHAFPGPQVDEVVEEQEKKRD; from the exons ATGGCGAAGCACCGTAAAGACAGAGACAGCTGGG GGTCCCTCGGTGACAAAAATGTATATGACTGGagctcagaggaggaggagccagaCGGACGAGCCCGGCCTGTGCAAGTACTGCTGGTCAAAGACGACCACACCTTCGAGCTGGATGAGGCGGCTCTGAGCCGCATCCTGCTAGCGGAGGAGGTCAGGGACCGTGAGGTGGTGGCCATCTCTGTGGCCGGAGCTTTCCGAAAGGGCAAGTCCTTCCTCATGGACTTCATGCTGCGTTACATGTACAACCAC GCATCTGAAGGCTGGCTCGGAGATGCAGACGAGCCTCTGACCGGCTTCTCCTGGAGGGGGGGCTCAGAGAGGGAGACCACCGGGATCCAGATCTGGAGTGAGGTCTTCCTGGTGGACAAGCCAGATGGAAGAAAG GTCGCTGTATTGCTAATGGACACACAAGGCACGTTTGACAGCCAGTCAACGCTGAGGGATTCAGCCACTGTATTCGCCTTGAGCACCATGATAAGCTCCATGCAG GTTTACAACATCTCACAGAATGTACAAGAGGATGACCTTCAGCATTTGCAG CTTTTCACAGAGTACGGCAGACTAGCTATGGAGGAGACTTTCCTCAAACCATTCCAG TCCATGATTTTCCTCGTTCGAGACTGGAGCTTTCCATATGAGTTTCCTTATGGACAGGAGGGAGGCATGAAGTTCCTCGAGAAGCGACTGAAG ATCTCAGAGAACCAGCACGAAGAGCTGCAGAACGTGCGTAAACACATCCACTCCTGCTTCACCAACATCTCCTGTTTCCTGATGCCTCACCCGGGCCTCAAAGTGGCCACCAACCCACACTTTGATGGAAGAATTACAG AGATCGATGGCGATTTTTTGAACAACCTGAAGGTTCTGGTCCCCTGGCTCCTCAGTCCTCGTAACATCGATGTGAAGGAGATCAATGGCAGCAAAATCACCTGCAGAGGACTGGTGGAGTACTTCAAG gcATACATCAAAATATACCAAGGTGAAGAGCTGCCACATCCAAAATCCATGCTGCAG GCCACAGCAGAAGCCAATAATTTGGCAGCAGTAGCGGCTGCAAAGGATCTGTACAACAAGAAAATGGAGGGG GTTTGTGGGGGTGACCGGCCCTTCCTGGCCCCCAGCGAGCTGCAGGCCCGACACAGCGCCATCAGAGAGGAGGCACTGCAGGTTTTTCGGGGAGTGAAGAAGATGGGAGGCGAGGAGTTCAGCCGCCGCTACCTGCAGCAGCTGGAGGGAGAAATTGACGAGGTGTTTGTCCAGTACATCAAGCACAATGACTCCAAGAACATTTTCCACGCAGCCCGCACGCCGGCCACCCTGTTCGTGGTCATCTTTGTCATGTACGTGGCCGCAGGCATCACAGGCTTTGTGGGCGTGGACATCATTGCCAGCTTGTGTAACATGATCCTGGGTCTGGCATTGATCACTCTCTGCACCTGGGCCTACATCCGGTACTCTGGGGAATACAGAGAACTCGGTGCCGTCATCGATCAGGTGGCCGGTGCACTCTGGGAccag GGGAGCACAAATGAG GCTCTCTACAAGCTGTATAATGTAGCGGCCAATCACAGGCACCTGTACCACCACGCCTTCCCTGGGCCTCAGGTGGACGAGGTTGTCGAGGAGCAGGAAAAGAAGAGGGACTGA
- the atl1 gene encoding atlastin-1 isoform X3, whose translation MDFMLRYMYNHASEGWLGDADEPLTGFSWRGGSERETTGIQIWSEVFLVDKPDGRKVAVLLMDTQGTFDSQSTLRDSATVFALSTMISSMQVYNISQNVQEDDLQHLQLFTEYGRLAMEETFLKPFQSMIFLVRDWSFPYEFPYGQEGGMKFLEKRLKISENQHEELQNVRKHIHSCFTNISCFLMPHPGLKVATNPHFDGRITEIDGDFLNNLKVLVPWLLSPRNIDVKEINGSKITCRGLVEYFKAYIKIYQGEELPHPKSMLQATAEANNLAAVAAAKDLYNKKMEGVCGGDRPFLAPSELQARHSAIREEALQVFRGVKKMGGEEFSRRYLQQLEGEIDEVFVQYIKHNDSKNIFHAARTPATLFVVIFVMYVAAGITGFVGVDIIASLCNMILGLALITLCTWAYIRYSGEYRELGAVIDQVAGALWDQGSTNEALYKLYNVAANHRHLYHHAFPGPQVDEVVEEQEKKRD comes from the exons ATGGACTTCATGCTGCGTTACATGTACAACCAC GCATCTGAAGGCTGGCTCGGAGATGCAGACGAGCCTCTGACCGGCTTCTCCTGGAGGGGGGGCTCAGAGAGGGAGACCACCGGGATCCAGATCTGGAGTGAGGTCTTCCTGGTGGACAAGCCAGATGGAAGAAAG GTCGCTGTATTGCTAATGGACACACAAGGCACGTTTGACAGCCAGTCAACGCTGAGGGATTCAGCCACTGTATTCGCCTTGAGCACCATGATAAGCTCCATGCAG GTTTACAACATCTCACAGAATGTACAAGAGGATGACCTTCAGCATTTGCAG CTTTTCACAGAGTACGGCAGACTAGCTATGGAGGAGACTTTCCTCAAACCATTCCAG TCCATGATTTTCCTCGTTCGAGACTGGAGCTTTCCATATGAGTTTCCTTATGGACAGGAGGGAGGCATGAAGTTCCTCGAGAAGCGACTGAAG ATCTCAGAGAACCAGCACGAAGAGCTGCAGAACGTGCGTAAACACATCCACTCCTGCTTCACCAACATCTCCTGTTTCCTGATGCCTCACCCGGGCCTCAAAGTGGCCACCAACCCACACTTTGATGGAAGAATTACAG AGATCGATGGCGATTTTTTGAACAACCTGAAGGTTCTGGTCCCCTGGCTCCTCAGTCCTCGTAACATCGATGTGAAGGAGATCAATGGCAGCAAAATCACCTGCAGAGGACTGGTGGAGTACTTCAAG gcATACATCAAAATATACCAAGGTGAAGAGCTGCCACATCCAAAATCCATGCTGCAG GCCACAGCAGAAGCCAATAATTTGGCAGCAGTAGCGGCTGCAAAGGATCTGTACAACAAGAAAATGGAGGGG GTTTGTGGGGGTGACCGGCCCTTCCTGGCCCCCAGCGAGCTGCAGGCCCGACACAGCGCCATCAGAGAGGAGGCACTGCAGGTTTTTCGGGGAGTGAAGAAGATGGGAGGCGAGGAGTTCAGCCGCCGCTACCTGCAGCAGCTGGAGGGAGAAATTGACGAGGTGTTTGTCCAGTACATCAAGCACAATGACTCCAAGAACATTTTCCACGCAGCCCGCACGCCGGCCACCCTGTTCGTGGTCATCTTTGTCATGTACGTGGCCGCAGGCATCACAGGCTTTGTGGGCGTGGACATCATTGCCAGCTTGTGTAACATGATCCTGGGTCTGGCATTGATCACTCTCTGCACCTGGGCCTACATCCGGTACTCTGGGGAATACAGAGAACTCGGTGCCGTCATCGATCAGGTGGCCGGTGCACTCTGGGAccag GGGAGCACAAATGAG GCTCTCTACAAGCTGTATAATGTAGCGGCCAATCACAGGCACCTGTACCACCACGCCTTCCCTGGGCCTCAGGTGGACGAGGTTGTCGAGGAGCAGGAAAAGAAGAGGGACTGA
- the sav1 gene encoding protein salvador homolog 1, translating into MLSRKKSKNEASKPAEVHGKYVKKETSPLLRNLMPSFIRHGPTIPRRAEVPLPDMGPSAYPVAPSREPVVSRNKSFLRTPVQRPPHEVARRESHRMSAPPYLPRSLGDLPHEYGGSSQSFLTDVSPMSENGDAARYYYPSEPYYDNQQHHQQHQPRRVPERFPEDYRYYEHNEHNFQRLPRQHTPPAPSRPPSGIGRIQAKSLGNLSSLTGEDLPLPAGWTVDWTIRGRKYYIDHNTNTTHWSHPLEREGLPPGWEKVESAEFGVYYVDHINKRAQYRHPCAPSVPRYDQPPPLPPPVTYQPRPAERNQPVLVPANPYHTAEIPDWLQVYARAPLKYDHILKWELFQLADLDTYQGMLKLLFMKELEHIVKSYEAYRQALLSEVEARKQRQQWYAQQTNKNFIGNM; encoded by the exons ATGCTCTCAcgaaagaaaagtaaaaacgAAGCGTCGAAACCAGCCGAGGTACACGGGAAATATGTGAAGAAGGAAACGTCGCCGCTCCTGAGAA ATCTAATGCCCTCGTTCATCCGTCATGGACCAACTATTCCTAGACGCGCAGAGGTCCCTCTGCCAGACATGGGGCCCTCTGCCTACCCTGTGGCACCCAGCCGGGAGCCTGTGGTGTCCCGCAACAAGAGTTTTCTCCGTACCCCTGTGCAGAGACCTCCTCATGAGGTGGCCCGCAGAGAGAGCCACCGCATGTCAGCACCTCCATACCTGCCTCGCAGCCTGGGAGACCTGCCCCACGAGTACGGTGGCTCCTCACAGTCCTTCCTCACAGACGTGAGTCCTATGTCTGAGAATGGAGACGCTGCCCGGTATTATTACCCCTCTGAACCTTATTATGACAACCAGCAGCACCATCAGCAGCACCAGCCCAGGAGGGTCCCAGAACGCTTTCCTGAGGACTATAGATACTATGAGCACAATGAACACAACTTCCAAAGACTTCCACGACAACACACTCCACCAGCTCCAAGCAGACCCCCTTCAG GCATAGGTCGAATACAGGCCAAGTCCCTTGGGAACCTCTCCAGTCTAACGGGAGAGGACCTCCCCCTTCCTGCCGGCTGGACCGTTGACTGGACCATCCGTGGCAGGAAGTACTACATTGACCACAACACTAACACTACACACTGGAGCCACCCTCTGGAGAGGGAAGGGCTCCCTCCAGGCTGGGAAAAGGTGGAGTCTGCCGAGTTTGGGGTCTACTATGTGGATCACATCAACAAGAGGGCACAGTATCGCCACCCTTGTGCTCCAAG TGTGCCTCGCTATGATCAGCCGCCACCACTGCCACCCCCTGTGACCTATCAGCCACGTCCTGCAGAGAGGAACCAGCCGGTGCTTGTGCCAGCTAACCCGTACCACACAGCTGAGATCCCAGACTGGCTGCAGGTGTACGCCCGTGCCCCTCTCAA GTATGACCACATCTTGAAGTGGGAGTTGTTCCAGCTGGCAGACTTGGACACGTATCAGGGCATGCTGAAGCTGCTCTTCATGAAGGAGCTGGAACACATCGTCAAATCGTATGAGGCATACCGGCAGGCGCTGCTGTCAGAGGTGGAGGCTCGCAAACAGCGGCAGCAGTGGTACGCCCAGCAGACCAACAAGAACTTCATAGGGAACATGTGA